Part of the Citrus sinensis cultivar Valencia sweet orange chromosome 2, DVS_A1.0, whole genome shotgun sequence genome, aatattatctttgcacagtcaactaacggtcaaggtaaaaattaactgacggtaagtttttttataaataaatagattctcgccatctacttgcaacaagcccaaacttcaggggaggtttttaaaaattacccataaatataatatacacTTGGCGTCCTCGCTGTCATCTCTCCACTAGAGTGGGCCCCATCGCTTTCTTTGGGTAATCAATTACGTTTCGCATCGTAAATTTTTATAACgtgcaactttttttttttttcaattcccTTCAGATCATTATTGGGTTTTAATTATGGCTTGGCTTTGGAGTGCTATATGAATAATCCTCTTTCAGCGGTGAAGAGTCTATTCCAAGTTACACCGCCACCGAGCCAAATTTCAGACCACACTTCATGAGCTAAATATATTTGGGAAACTAATATATTGTATTGCAATTTCTTCTTAATTCGTCCCAAAATTCAGAATGTAAATGTCAACGTCACGTTTACTAAGCCCAGAAGAGAAATGAGAAATCAAACTTATTTCTTCTATCTATCTCACTGAAAACTGATTTTCCTAATCGAGAATTCAACTAATCCTACTGttcaaaagagaataaaatactTATAATATCTCTCTATTTGTCATAGTCAGGCCCCAGACTCGGCCTCGGCTTGAGCCTGATTAACGACAATTGGGCTCCTAACATAGTGTTTTCCATCTGTCCAAGTAAGCTCCCCGAATCTATAGTTATCAGGTGCACCGGACCACTTTGGTTTCAGAGTCACCTTGAAGCTCTTCTCTTCCCCAATTTTCTTAAATGCCAAGATTTTGGGTTCAACAGAAACTGAGATTCCTAGTGGTTCACGGACACTGGCTGCATAATTGCTTGGTGATCCAACATTCTTCAGTTTTCGAGACAATGTTACAGAGCCTGAGATCATAGGGACTGAAATTGAAGGGTAGTTAAAGTCCTCGAGATTAGCTGATTTCGAACATTCATATTGAGTTCCAAAGAACCGTTTAATCGTGGTCTGGTTATACCCAATGGAACAAAGAAAGTCCAAGTAATCATCTTCGCTTAAGTCATAGACCAATCCTGGATCCATGGCACGATTTGGTCTGATGTGGCCAGAGCCATAACTGAATGGTGTCGCCTTCTTAAAGGATCCATCACGCATTGGATTCGCAGTGTTGTCCCTTGTTCTTGCAGTGGTCATTATAGCAGATCTGATTGCAGACGGACTCCAATCTGGGTGTGCTGTCTTAAGAAGCCCAACAACACCGGCAACGTGAGGGCAAGACATAGATGTGCCTGACATTATGTTATAAGGAATCCTGCGTGTATCATAGGGTAGCTCTGTCGCGCCTATTGCTCCAGTAAAAGCAGCTATGATATTCACTCCTGGTGCAGTGATATCAGGCTGCAATGTTGATAGATATAATAAGAATGTTTCATTTAAAGCTCCTCCAATCACCAATTCCaatgcaaaattaatttgaaaccaAGATTAAAGAAGAACCTTGAGGATCTCTGGTGTAATCTTGTTTGGCCCAGCAGAGGAGAATGATGCCATGAACGGCGAGGGCTTCGCATTCAAGtatgttgatggtgacgtaaTGTATCCCATCGGATTACTGTGATCGCGTCACAAAAATCATAAGATAATTGACAAAACATTCATTCATACACATCTATATACATAGTCCTGAATGGAATGGAGGGAGTGATATACGTACTCTGAAGATTTGATGTAGTCCAAGACTTTAACACCATCTTTATAAGTGATCTGTGATGCTGGGAGGAAATGAGGATCCGCAGTAATTTCATTACCGCTCGACTTATCATTGCAAAGGATCATCCCTACTGCACCAGCCACAGCTGCTTGTCTTCCCTTGTCCACTCTGGCAGTGTCGCCCCTAAGACAGACcaaaattttacccttaaCCTTTTCATGATCCAGTGCTCCAGTCTTGCAGAGCGATCTGTGCgttgcaaaataataataataataatagtcaagttaatgacaaataaaatgatgTATAAAAAGACAGTAAATTCAACGTAATAGTCGAGAATTTGTTCTTACGCTGCAGTGTCGTCTGCATTTGCAGCTTTAGCCTGCAAACCAGTAATAAGTGGATAGAATGTATCATTTGGAAGGGATTTGGAAAGGCTTGTTCCCTGTTATTaatgaaatagaaaaacatGAATTATTATGACATAGAGACAACATGTAGAAAGTAGGCAAGGAGACCAACGATCGAAAAATTTGTGAATGAAGGGACAAACTTTGAATCGCTGCCCATTTCGGAGTTCAACAAAATTCTGGAACTCCCGGTCCAAGGTGCTTGCACCAACAGTGATGATCCAAGGTGAAACATTAGTGACGGTTCCAAGTTCCGGTCCAGAATTTGCAGCAGAGCATACAACAACAATGCCGTGCTTAACAGCATGAAATGCCCCAATGGCAGTGCCATCATTAAAGTAATCAGCAGGATCCCCACCAAGTGAGACAGAAATCACATCAACTCCATCGTGTATGGCCATGTCAAAGCCTTTCAAGATATCAGCGTCAAAGCATTGGCCGTCAGACACTTGAGGCCAGCACACCTTGTAAGCAGCAACTCTGGCCTTAGGGGAACCACCTTTGGCAGTTCCATTGCCCATGCCGAAGACATTTACTCCTGGAACTAAGTTGCCACCTGCTGTTGATAGAGTGTGAGTCCCGTGTCCTTCATGGTCACGCGCAGTGTTATTGAAATTGACGGAAATGTTGTGTTGTTTTACATAGGCAGCATAAGCTCTGTTGAAGTATCTTGCTCCTATGAGTTTCCtgaaattaacataattttaacatGTCAAGATACATATGTCTTTGAATTAATGaattctaaaatctaaatttcaGTTTCAGGTAGCTGCGTGCAGGTACAGTGAAAGAAGACTGTGACATATTCTAACAACATAGATACAATCTAACAATCAGCAATTATTTGAAGGTTGTTTGCCAAATTTACGTACgttagtttattttatcatcaagTAAATGGTTTCTGTAAAGACAAAACGATAAGAGAAAACAAGAGTCTTATGCAGCAATCTTTGAACATACATGATAAATGTTAGGTAATCAAAAGAAAGTGAGCATTGATTAAGGGGTTGCTATGGACccttagaattaaatattttaattctgACCGTGTGCGTACTTTACCTCTACATCACtccaataatataattatggaGAGGTTTTACtgtacatatataataaatatgagttttaaaatcttaaaaaatgcATGTTGATACAAATTCttagaaatcaaaatattatccTAACTTACTATAAATTTTgcatatgtatttatgtgccAAATGCTgtaatttgttaaaatccaaaaaagaTATTACACCATATTCAATGCGGCAAGCTCTTGTATTTTGATTCATGTTTTCTCTTGACTATATTGTATTTTGGTTCAATAAACAGTGAATGGTCTTATAACTATATGACAAtttctgttatttttaatatagtaAGGAATTCCTTAGGAAATTCTaacatttatgttttatattttagtctatccttaaatatttttatataatagaaattatcCAATCTGATTAGGAAAGCTATCAGATATGGTCTATTGCATCGCATGgtgtaataatttttagatcAGCACTCATAGATTAGAGGGGGTCGGGGATGTGCATGGCTGACCTGTTGCAACGAACGCCCTCTTTAGTGCTATTTTGACATGTACCTTTCCATCTTGATGGAACGGGTCCATATCCTTCGTCACTGAAGCTTTTTGATTCGGGCCAAACACCTACCGAGCCGCAGTTAGTTTATAATCAGAAATCCCAGATAAATAACAGACACCCTTCTCCAATATATTACGTTATATAACAAAgaattgaattatataaaataaataaaaaaataaataaatggtgtATATACCCGTATCAAGGTTTGCTATGATTATATCTTCGCCGAATCTGCCTTTTCCCCATGCGGAACTGGAATGGATAACCCCGTTGTTTTCAAGTAACATAAAATCCCATGAACGTGTTGTATGTAATTTTTTCCCTTTGTTAGGGAAAATTGATACAACATCTGGATGCTctgaacatatatatatacatagtttagtttacttttttttttaaatgttagcAGATAAATAAATGTTGACTATAAAAtgcattttgagtttaattacTTGCAATCTCGGCtgcctcttcttcttcaagggTAGCAGCAAAACCATTAATATGGTTCTGGTATGAGTAAAAGATTGCGTCTCTGGCCTTTTCAGTACTGCATGCCATGCATGTACACAACAAGTGCAGATATATGCATAAGAGGAATAAAACCGAAAGGtgatatcaaattaaactgcattgcatgtatatatatataccttcCCAAGAATGATCCAAGAAACTCATGATGAGAATCAGTTACACGATCAAGATCAGCCGTCGTCACTTCTGGGCCATGAGCATGTGACCCCAAGTATACAACATaagacttttttttaacaaacagATAAGAGAAACAAAGATTAGATTAGTTGAAAACCAATACGTGCATATTGCGAACGATCgaccattaataattaaattaaattaaagagagtACGCACCTGTTTGATTGCAAAAGAAGGCGGCGCCTGGAACAATGAGATTAGGGTGTAACAAAGGACAAACAATGAAAGCTTTGAGATTGGAAACCACATTGTCATTGTGGTGAGATTTCAGgttcacaaattaaaatgataatgaaaCCAGTAGTTCAGTTGTgtagtttaattacaaatcTCTTCTGCCGGGATACGACTTGTTTTATAAACCAAAGTGAGATGATCAGAAATATTAGCATCCCCTGATTTAAGCAGAGAAGATACTCCAACTCTCTATGACTCTATCCATTACTCTCCCTCTCTAACTCTCCCTCTATATGTTAGTAGACAAGTCAGATACCTAGCTATTTCAATCTCCAAACAGAAGAAATTAAAGGAGAATCCTAGAATTTATGGAATTAATAATTCAGATTAGGAATGAAGTCCGACTTAGGAGGACAGGTCACGGCCATCTGTTTTCTTCTGTAGAAAGATATTtactcattaattaaaatccaatcaaaattagaatagTTGGATATGAAGATAATGACAATCCAAATAGTTGACGTTGGCCATCAATCCCCAATTACAATTTGTACACAGtaattgtaattattgttactttctttctttatatgaaaatgaaaaacttcAAAATCATATGATGATAAAGATCAGTCTCGACCGGGCTTTCCAATCTCCATGCACAAGCTCCGACCTCTAAATTCGTTCGTCAATGTTATAGATTATCTTCTTTTACGTAGCtgataattgttattattaataaacgGATAAAggaacatataattttttttttgagaaaaattaaaataattgtttatataTTAATCCTTGTATTTGAACAGATATTTATATGTAATGcaagaaatatataataaatagatagGGCTATTTACACTCCAAAAATTATCCTAATACTCATCtactaaattgaaaatattgaattctaatttatatatacaatctttaaaatgccaaaaaaaaaaaaaactcactaaaactttttaaattaattatctttatttgcTCTACACACTcataaaattactataaacactctttttttttgtttaataaaaatgatttatttagttagataatcaattattacattaaaaatcaatttacttGCCTCTTAAGTGTTAACCACTATACATGAATTAGGGTCAGTTTGGGATTGCGGAGGCTGATGAAATAAGATGTTTGTCCTATGCAGATGGAATAAGCtactgattaaaaaaataatttggtgtttggtaaactGTGCTGTTGCGGTTGTCGTGAGTATGAAAAGTAGAGTATATgcgtttgataaattttattacgaaagtattgttttattatataatgacaaaaataaatataaactttaattgttttttttaagagtatgtttaataaattgtttagacatatattttttttcttaaatatgtaATATAGGTTAAACTTTAAAAGGCATAGTTATGAAATTAGAATATGAACTTACTAGATTAAAACTAAAGAGAACGTACATGGTTATGACGGTAACTAAATTATGACAGTAATATGATATCtgatgatttatatttaacgGTTTATGGATAAGTGagatacaattatttttttaattaaaatataaggttataatatgaattttaaaaaggtgtgatagcttattaaataagttacttATGAAAAATAACTCCCTCCCTGCTTTTAAAAACTGTtgacaaaatagaaaaaattatgaaataagctgattttataaaatttactaaacactatttttataaaaaattatgaaataaatagtttattaaatttcaaccGCACTCCCAATTTGACCCTTAATCAATGTTAAAAATGGTTGTCTCCAATGGTTTCAAATCCAGCAAAGTTATTCACCAGATATCTGGTTGTTGGCAGTCCTGAGCATCAAGTGTTAATACCAGCAgctgaaattaataaatgccTAAGTCTCAACTACGTCCAAAGGAATTGACCAATTACTTGGAGACATGTCAAGTTTCcaaattcatatataaaatatcgGCAAAGCGTACAGAGGACAGCCAAGAGAGCAAACCtctcaaacaaaataattagaCAAACAAAAGGCATGAAAGTAGCAgccaaaaattatgaataattgtACTTTCTATACTCTATACTGCAGCGTACAAAATACGGGTAAATTAGAAAGAAACAGGTCGATTGTTAAGCCTTGAGTTATTTCTTTAAGTTGAAATTGACAATAAGGATATTGCTAGTTTTTTTACCTacttaaatcaatatataccaTTTAGGGATGGTAAAATCCTCCACGAATTTGGGGCTCCACCccaaatggagaaaattttaaataatttttgaggAATGGAGTGCGGAATGAGGGATAAATAATCCCCAGATTCTTAACTGAGTGTGGTTTGGTTTTGTACTTTCCACCCCTACCCcaatccccattatatataaatatttttttaattcttatttaataatttttgttttatcaaatataatgttaattaataatttttttatttttatgtaatataaacaggatataactaaaagaaaaccatgcaatataattctttttttactttaaaacattgttattttttttctctcttatgGTGCTAGTCTcttcaaacatttttcaatttttatattattttaagatattattttaaatttttagagtttttttaaataatttaaatactttataatatggtgataattttattttaagcatctaatttttaatttactgaaattatgtatttatacCTACTATAAAATAGGTAAATAGGGAATAAGGTGGGGATAGAGAAATCATTCTCTACATTGGGATTCCCCATCCCATCCCACTAAATTTACTGGGGAATGGGATGAGGAATAGAGGCAAAAATTTTTAGTGGGGTGGAGAATGGGGTAGGCCACCCCACCCCAGCTCACTCCATTGTCATCTCTAATATCATTTACCactactatttttataataatcaatACTCCTGATACCATAATTTTACagtattattgttattttcaaaaacacctttatatttatttttaattaaatacattatataaataaaaataaaaataaaaagatttaaataattaaaatatgaaatataggTTTCAGTgtgaataacaaaattaatagtaaaatattttcttatagttattgttattttaaaactttttcttataataagtacatattttatatttcataacaaaatataattattttaattattggagAATTCATGTCAAGTTGGGTCTCTTACGAGGCAAAAGGCATAGAAGAAACATCAAATAATTGAAGTAAAAAATTACTGATTCTTTGTTTtgtaaactaaaaaattaaaaagatgtCTAAAATAGGaagatattttataatatttaggattttattattttagggagtcttttaatttttttttaaccagaTTACTTATTAGAGTCTTACCTAGTATGAAATTGGAGTACTTTTTCTCCCTAGGTGGGGTTCTCCTACTTGATTTAATATAGGTAGTGGATATGCTCTATTATAAATTGAGtgtttatgtaaaattttgataatttatttcaaaaaagttTGTGTGTCCCAATGGGAATTCTCTAAAACCTTGTTTTTCATTTAGCTACCATGTCTGCCATGATATTTGACATCAAAGCAAGAATCATTTCTAATCGCTTTGCCAGCGACGATTAGAGAGTGAGCACTCTAATAATAGAAGTTATCAAAATTGTTGTCCAGATGAGTGTATAAGAAGCCGCTCTCCTAATGACGATTAGGGAGTGAGGGCTCCACTATCAAAGTATAGTACAATCGTTGTACAAGATCTATTCTAACAACTTCTATTCGAGGCTCTGATTCATGAAAACTTCAATTTGGGGAACTGATATGTGATTTGATGGGAGGTTTTGACAGCACCAAGAATCAAGATCAATGCCATGGAGGTATTAGTGTGCCTGTAACACACAGTACGATGACTTAAAGATAAGTTTTTGACTATCCACCGAACCCATTCTTTCAAAGAAACTGAAGGTAGGTGTTCTAAATATCAAGATTCATCATGCTGATGATCCCTAAtctttttagagaaaaattaagGACGAGTTTTTTTCAAGTGGAGGAGCCTAATGTAGGATGATATGTTaggctttattattttagggagtcttttaattttttttaacttggttttttttttttttttgggttaaagtcatatttggtatgaaattagaattttttttttcttatttaggtGAAATTCTCTTTCTAGGTTTGctctattataatttatcatttttttaacttatttttctcaatGGACATTCTTTGAAACCTTACGTTTCATTTATCTACCATGTTTTCCGCTACATTAATCTCACATCTGTCGTCAGACATATATATTGAGTTCCTCCTTAAGGAGTtgggaagaaaaatattaggtTTAAGAATAAGAGAATTGCATGTTGATTTAGTGTGCTAAATGGGTGTTTGAAGcaataatgttatatttattcataataaattGTCCCTTAAGAGCAATTTacatcataattatttttgtataaattttacatcaatttatatctcaaatatttttatgtattttatttaaaacttagATGGAACCGTATTGTTTAtgttcattaaataatttcctCCGCTTGATCATGTTCCGGTGGTTACAACGGGGGACATGATGATTACCACGAGAAAATCAGCCAAACCTCCCTTTATTgggaaaaagtaattaaaaccCGTCATGGACAAATATGTTTGCGATGTGATGATCggatataaattataataatcgGTGCTTTCTTAATTATCGTGGTGATTCGGCAACTTCATTcgtcacttttttttttttttttttattaatcccCTTAATGTTTTCAACCTAACGTTTGGGAAGGGACGTGTGAAACATAGCGTAAATAATTGAcactttggaaaaaaaaaatagaaaaaacttGTTCCCTAAGGAgattcaaaactcaaaagtcaTGAGTTCACTCAGCTTTTGTGACCTATTCCTAGCTACCAGTACCaggaaattaaagaagtctcTCTGTAGGACAAACCCATGCGGCATTCCATACATTGACTGACTAACGCGGTTTCCACAGCAGTAATTTCCAGGACACAGCACAAGCGACGACAGCTTGTGTCTGTGTTAAGCTTGCTTAtgtttgttattatatataagGGAGGCGTTCCTCAATTGGTCTCTGATATGTGTAGTTCTGCAGCtgttagtgttttttttttttttttttttttcttcaaatttccaAATTGTAAACATCATTCCAGATTATAAAATTGCTCCTTACTTGATCGATcggaaattaattaagaaaatgaaggtatgtcttcttaatttctttaattgttCGATCGCTGTATATGACCGTAGTTAATGTAATGTCAATGCATGTATGCACTAATTATTAActgatattattaataattacatataatattGCAGCAGAAGATTGTGATGAAGGTACAGATGAATTGCCAAAAGTGTCGGACACAGGCGCTCAAGCACGTCGCTGATGCAGATGGTAAGTAAGTACCGTGGTAATTTGGATGGAGCAAAACCGTTACTCTCGAAAAATTTGAATCGGATCGGCGGTTAGAttcagttttaaaaaaattaaaataattaaatggcttgtataaaaacaatcaaaaacCCACAAAATAGAAAGGAATTTACggtttaaaattgaaaaaaaaaaatcaaacttagTCGTTGAATTATACATTTTATGTACAAATTATCGGTTCAATTTGATTCTGAACCAATGCAACTCGTGCCCACTGTTAAGTAGTAATTCTAtgctaattatttattaaattaattaggtagatatatcaataaaaatgtATACGTATCATATCCTACCATACCATATCAtatgattttgtaaaattaattcgTTGATTGAGTTCCAGGTTTGTTTAGCTAGCATGCGTGCTGTAGATGCAGAACTAATTAACTATTAGCTAATGGGAATTAATGAACAatgattaatttgaattaattaattaatgtgcGCAGGTGTGGACTTTGTGGGATTAGAAGGATCAGAGAAAGATAAAGTGGTAGTGATTGGAGAGGGGGTTGACGCTGTCGAGTTGGCTGCTGGCTTGAGGAAGAAGGTTGGCCACACCGACCTCATCAGCGTTGCAGAGATCAAATAAATGTTATTCAACTACATAATTGTTAACCCAACCTCATGGCTTGAATGAATGAATCGTGGGTCATTGATATCATTCTTCAACATTTCCGCCGTTGtcgttttgatttattaattaatacctACTAATGTAGACTGTAGTagtaactaattaaattagcaAACTTAACAATTTTATGATTCTCTGATCACCATTGCCGTCGCCGCGTATATTTATTCAtgttcattttctattttctttgaaaGAAGCTACTATATAcatttcatatatttatataaggTCACACAAATATTCTATGATGAAGTGAAGCCAATATTGctcttgaattaattaataatattcattCATATGataaatctttaaataattagtaaagtcttttcacatttattaattcaataaatatattttagggTAAATATCCTTTGACCACTTAATGTTTCTcactttataaaaaatacaccattttttttttgttgcaaCTATTTACTTGAATTTTACAAAGTGTATtactttttcacttttccattAACACTATTACATAATTTGacaaaatactaaaaaaatgactattttactcCTGAGCGTCAAAAGACTAtgtattgattattattttggatattttttgaatttattgttattttggaTTAATATGAGCTTACTGTATACTCTTAAGTTTCATAACTAgttttatgttgttattttcGATTGAAGGAGC contains:
- the LOC102609526 gene encoding subtilisin-like protease SBT5.4 produces the protein MTMWFPISKLSLFVLCYTLISLFQAPPSFAIKQSYVVYLGSHAHGPEVTTADLDRVTDSHHEFLGSFLGSTEKARDAIFYSYQNHINGFAATLEEEEAAEIAKHPDVVSIFPNKGKKLHTTRSWDFMLLENNGVIHSSSAWGKGRFGEDIIIANLDTGVWPESKSFSDEGYGPVPSRWKGTCQNSTKEGVRCNRKLIGARYFNRAYAAYVKQHNISVNFNNTARDHEGHGTHTLSTAGGNLVPGVNVFGMGNGTAKGGSPKARVAAYKVCWPQVSDGQCFDADILKGFDMAIHDGVDVISVSLGGDPADYFNDGTAIGAFHAVKHGIVVVCSAANSGPELGTVTNVSPWIITVGASTLDREFQNFVELRNGQRFKGTSLSKSLPNDTFYPLITGLQAKAANADDTAASLCKTGALDHEKVKGKILVCLRGDTARVDKGRQAAVAGAVGMILCNDKSSGNEITADPHFLPASQITYKDGVKVLDYIKSSDNPMGYITSPSTYLNAKPSPFMASFSSAGPNKITPEILKPDITAPGVNIIAAFTGAIGATELPYDTRRIPYNIMSGTSMSCPHVAGVVGLLKTAHPDWSPSAIRSAIMTTARTRDNTANPMRDGSFKKATPFSYGSGHIRPNRAMDPGLVYDLSEDDYLDFLCSIGYNQTTIKRFFGTQYECSKSANLEDFNYPSISVPMISGSVTLSRKLKNVGSPSNYAASVREPLGISVSVEPKILAFKKIGEEKSFKVTLKPKWSGAPDNYRFGELTWTDGKHYVRSPIVVNQAQAEAESGA
- the LOC102624365 gene encoding heavy metal-associated isoprenylated plant protein 47 isoform X1, which produces MKQKIVMKVQMNCQKCRTQALKHVADADGVDFVGLEGSEKDKVVVIGEGVDAVELAAGLRKKVGHTDLISVAEIK
- the LOC102624365 gene encoding heavy metal-associated isoprenylated plant protein 47 isoform X2; its protein translation is MKKIVMKVQMNCQKCRTQALKHVADADGVDFVGLEGSEKDKVVVIGEGVDAVELAAGLRKKVGHTDLISVAEIK